The Coregonus clupeaformis isolate EN_2021a chromosome 20, ASM2061545v1, whole genome shotgun sequence genome contains a region encoding:
- the LOC121533617 gene encoding uncharacterized protein C19orf44 homolog isoform X1, with product MIMTASGTGGYFWIMFILYIVDRVEHYFLFVCFVLQKERKAVRHKDLDNLSRKLLVRSGSHQRSPGRTTRVTLRVRSGLRQTGVVSARFPSTWETETGTKTSQRSVRSWTTVSQTHLGGTSTPMSWRRTVSPTSPTDYSRNADSFSGKSSRAFYSRSSRSHSVADTLMPSQVSERRSPSRRCVREAAVQTQPDGLAFTWSAALSAYSPVVFVLNNMLRQQLALTRHFVQTSRHLHSSLLQATHTPPWRTPRSCHTPPKLTMEEILQEMREYHYI from the exons ATGATAATGACAGCCAGTGGTACTGGAGGTTATTTTTGGATAATGTTTATACTTTACATTGTTGATAGGGTagaacattattttttatttgtttgtttcgTTTTGCAGAAAGAACGCAAAGCGGTCAGGCACAAGGACCTAGATAATTTATCGAGGAAGCTTCTAGTGAGGAGCGGATCCCATCAGAGGAGCCCAGGGAGGACTACAAGAGTGACTTTGAGAGTGAGATCaggactgagacagacaggagtagtgTCAGCGAGGTTTCCGAGCACCTGGGAGACAGAGACTGGGACAAAGACGAGTCAGAGGTCAGTGAGGTCATGGACTACAGTGTCTCAGACACATCTTGGAGGGACAAGTACTCCAATGTCTTGGAGAAGGACAGTCAGTCCCACATCACCCACAGACTACAGTAGAAACGCTGATTCATTCAGTGGCAAGAGTAGCAGGGCTTTCTATTCCAGATCATCTCGCTCCCACTCTGTGGCTGACACTCTCATGCCATCTCAAGTTTCGGAGAGACGCTCGCCCAGCAGAAGGTGTGTGAGAGAGGCCGCGGTGCAGACCCAACCAGACGGACTGGCCTTCACCTGGTCCGCCG CCCTCAGTGCATACAGCCCTGTTGTGTTTGTGCTCAACAACATGCTGAGGCAGCAGCTGGCTCTCACCAGACACTTTGTCCAGACCAGCCGccacctccactcctccctgCTGCAGGCTACACATACACCACCCTGGAGGACACCAAGGAG CTGTCACACGCCTCCCAAGCTGACCATGGAGGAGATTCTTCAGGAAATGAGGGAGTACCACTACATCTGA
- the LOC121533615 gene encoding UV excision repair protein RAD23 homolog B-like isoform X1: MLSITLKTLQQQTFKIEIDPELTVKALKEKIEVEKGKVGYPAAGQKLIYAGKILNDDIPLKDYKIDEKNFVVVMVTKPKPPAPPQISPQATAAPASTPAPALAPPVVSGLSLSDIACPTSSPAPMEISTLSPTPTPAPASNPTKSVEPSTPPSPAPDPASIPPAALGASAASAPAAAACPVPVSPSEDKPHEEHPEQTLATTPALSSSSLVDDLSLLEEAASILVTGQAYENLVSEIMSMGYEREQVIAALRASYNNPDRAVEYLLMGIPSEADLPPAEALQPTAPVNPTALAPAPAPAPASAPATDIAQPPPAATTDAVSSTQQLPSSGGLTGVLSGGLTGGLTGGLTGGGTGVGNPLEFLRNQPQFQQMRQIIQQNPALLPALLQQLGRDNPQLLQQITQHQERFVQMLNEPQGGEMVEEGAEAQGAPQTNYIQVTPQEKEAIERLKALGFPEGLVIQAYFACEKNENLAANFLLQQTFDDE, encoded by the exons ATGTTGTCCATAACGTTGAAGACTCTTCAGCAGCAAACGTTTAAAATCGAAATAGATCCAGAACTAACG GTAAAAGCCCTGAAGGAGAAGATTGAGGTTGAGAAAGGGAAGGTTGGCTATCCAGCCGCAGGGCAGAAGCTCATTTATGCAG GCAAAATCTTGAATGATGACATACCTCTAAAAGACTACAAAATTGATGAGAAAAACTTTGTGGTGGTCATGGTTACAAAG CCCAAACCTCCAGCTCCTCCACAGATTTCTCCTCAGGCAACCGCAGCCCCTGCCTCTACCCCTGCTCCTGCCCTTGCACCTCCTGTTGTTTCTGGGCTGTCCCTATCAGACATTGCCTGTCCTACTTCCTCTCCTGCCCCCATGGAGATCTCAACCCTCTCCCCTACACCCACACCCGCCCCTGCCTCAAACCCCACCAAATCAGTGGAGCCCTCCACACCCCCGTCCCCTGCACCAGACCCTGCTTCTATTCCCCCTGCAGCTCTGGGGGCCAGTGCAGCTTCAGCTCCAGCCGCAGCAGCATGCCCCGTCCCTGTCTCCCCCTCAGAGGACAAGCCTCACGAGGAGCACCCTGAACAGACCCTCGCCACAACAccagccctctcctcctctag CCTTGTTGATGACTTAAGTCTCTTGGAAGAAGCAGCATCAATACTGG TGACAGGACAAGCGTATGAGAATCTGGTGTCTGAAATCATGTCTATGGGATATGAAAGGGAGCAGGTTATTGCAGCGCTGCGAGCCAGTTACAACAACCCAGACAGAGCCGTGGAGTACCTGCTAATG GGGATTCCGTCCGAGGCTGACCTTCCGCCAGCGGAAGCGCTTCAACCCACAGCTCCGGTCAACCCCACTGCCCTAGCTCCTGCCCCAGCTCCTGCCCCAGCATCTGCTCCAGCCACAGATATAGCCCAGCCCCCACCAGCAGCCACCA CAGACGCAGTGTCTTCAACCCAGCAGCTCCCCTCGTCTGGTGGGCTGACTGGTGTGCTTTCTGGTGGGCTAACTGGTGGGCTTACTGGTGGGCTTACTGGTGGAGGTACTGGGGTTGGGAACCCCCTGGAGTTCCTGAGGAACCAGCCACAATTCCAGCAGATGAGACAGATCATCCAGCAGAACCCAGCTCTCCTTCCTGCCCTGCTCCAGCAGCTGGGCAGAGACAACCCCCAGCTGCTGCAG caaattaCCCAGCACCAGGAGCGGTTTGTGCAGATGCTGAACGAGCCACAAggaggagagatggtagaggagggAGCTGAGGCCCAGGGGGcgccacagactaactacatccAGGTCACCCCACAAGAGAAGGAGGCCATCGAGAGG TTAAAAGCCTTGGGATTTCCAGAGGGACTTGTCATTCAAGCGTATTTCGCATGTGAGAAGAACGAGAATTTAGCTGCCAATTTTCTGCTCCAACAAACGTTTGATGACGAGTGA
- the LOC121533616 gene encoding calreticulin-like, whose translation MRVAVAILAVFASVAVTIDATVYFKEQFQDGDAWKSRWLVSKHKSDYGEWKLTAGKFYGDAEADKGLQTSQDAHFYALSSRFEPFSNKGNSLVVQFTVKHEQKIDCGGGYVKIFPADLDQAAMHGDSQYYIMFGPDICGYSTKKVHVIFNYKGKNHLIKKEIKCKDDELTHLYTLILNPDQTYEVKINNEKVESGTLEEDWDILPPKTIKDPEAKKPEDWDDRPKIDDPTDTKPEDWEKPENIPDPDAKIPDDWDVDMDGEWEPPMIPNPEYQGEWKAKQIDNPDYKGAWVHPEIDNPEYTADASIYKFDNIGVLGLDLWQVKSGTIFDNFLIGDDIKEAEEFGNETWGATKDPEKKMKDAQEEDERKAREEEEKSKKDTADDEGDEDEEEDEPEEEEEDSPTEEEEVKDPKDKDEL comes from the exons ATGAGGGTCGCAGTAGCAATATTAGCAGTTTTTGCATCGGTAGCTGTCACCATTGACGCTACTGTATACTTCAAGGAACAATTTCAGGATGGAG ATGCATGGAAGAGCCGGTGGCTTGTATCAAAGCACAAGTCAGACTATGGCGAGTGGAAACTGACTGCTGGGAAGTTTTATGGCGACGCTGAGGCCGATAAAG GTCTCCAGACCAGCCAGGATGCTCATTTCTATGCTCTCTCCAGCCGCTTTGAACCCTTCAGCAACAAGGGCAATTCCCTGGTGGTCCAGTTCACTGTCAAACACGAGCAGAAGATTGACTGTGGGGGCGGATATGTCAAAATCTTCCCAGCAGACCTAGACCAGGCAGCTATGCACGGGGACTCACAGTATTACATCATGTTTG GGCCTGACATCTGTGGCTACAGCACCAAGAAGGTTCATGTCATCTTCAACTACAAAGGCAAGAACCACCTCATCAAGAAAGAAATCAAATGCAAG GATGATGAGCTGACACACCTGTACACTCTGATCCTGAACCCGGACCAGACATACGAGGTGAAGATCAACAATGAGAAGGTGGAGTCAGGCACTCTGGAGGAGGACTGGGACATTTTACCCCCAAAGACCATCAAGGACCCCGAGGCCAAGAAGCCAGAGGACTGGGACGACAGGCCCAAAATCGACGATCCTACCGACACCAAGCCAGAG GACTGGGAGAAGCCTGAGAACATCCCTGACCCTGATGCTAAGATCCCTGAtgactgggatgtggacatggatGGCGAGTGGGAGCCTCCTATGATCCCCAACCCAGAGTATCAG GGAGAGTGGAAGGCAAAGCAGATTGACAACCCTGACTACAAAGGTGCCTGGGTGCACCCTGAGATCGATAACCCTGAGTACACAGCCGATGCCTCCATCTACAAGTTTGACAATATTGGAGTGCTGGGTCTGGACCTGTGGCAG GTGAAGTCTGGCACCATCTTTGACAACTTCCTGATCGGTGATGATATAAAAGAGGCTGAGGAGTTTGGAAACGAGACATGGGGAGCTACAAAG GATCCAGAAAAGAAAATGAAGGATGCacaggaggaggatgagaggaaagcgagggaagaggaggagaagagcaaGAAGGACACTGCTGATGATGAGGGGGatgaagatgaagaggaggatgagccagaggaggaggaagaagacagCCCAACGGAAGAGGAGGAAGTGAAAGATCCCAAGGACAAGGATGAGTTGTAA
- the LOC121533615 gene encoding UV excision repair protein RAD23 homolog B-like isoform X2 yields the protein MVTKPKPPAPPQISPQATAAPASTPAPALAPPVVSGLSLSDIACPTSSPAPMEISTLSPTPTPAPASNPTKSVEPSTPPSPAPDPASIPPAALGASAASAPAAAACPVPVSPSEDKPHEEHPEQTLATTPALSSSSLVDDLSLLEEAASILVTGQAYENLVSEIMSMGYEREQVIAALRASYNNPDRAVEYLLMGIPSEADLPPAEALQPTAPVNPTALAPAPAPAPASAPATDIAQPPPAATTDAVSSTQQLPSSGGLTGVLSGGLTGGLTGGLTGGGTGVGNPLEFLRNQPQFQQMRQIIQQNPALLPALLQQLGRDNPQLLQQITQHQERFVQMLNEPQGGEMVEEGAEAQGAPQTNYIQVTPQEKEAIERLKALGFPEGLVIQAYFACEKNENLAANFLLQQTFDDE from the exons ATGGTTACAAAG CCCAAACCTCCAGCTCCTCCACAGATTTCTCCTCAGGCAACCGCAGCCCCTGCCTCTACCCCTGCTCCTGCCCTTGCACCTCCTGTTGTTTCTGGGCTGTCCCTATCAGACATTGCCTGTCCTACTTCCTCTCCTGCCCCCATGGAGATCTCAACCCTCTCCCCTACACCCACACCCGCCCCTGCCTCAAACCCCACCAAATCAGTGGAGCCCTCCACACCCCCGTCCCCTGCACCAGACCCTGCTTCTATTCCCCCTGCAGCTCTGGGGGCCAGTGCAGCTTCAGCTCCAGCCGCAGCAGCATGCCCCGTCCCTGTCTCCCCCTCAGAGGACAAGCCTCACGAGGAGCACCCTGAACAGACCCTCGCCACAACAccagccctctcctcctctag CCTTGTTGATGACTTAAGTCTCTTGGAAGAAGCAGCATCAATACTGG TGACAGGACAAGCGTATGAGAATCTGGTGTCTGAAATCATGTCTATGGGATATGAAAGGGAGCAGGTTATTGCAGCGCTGCGAGCCAGTTACAACAACCCAGACAGAGCCGTGGAGTACCTGCTAATG GGGATTCCGTCCGAGGCTGACCTTCCGCCAGCGGAAGCGCTTCAACCCACAGCTCCGGTCAACCCCACTGCCCTAGCTCCTGCCCCAGCTCCTGCCCCAGCATCTGCTCCAGCCACAGATATAGCCCAGCCCCCACCAGCAGCCACCA CAGACGCAGTGTCTTCAACCCAGCAGCTCCCCTCGTCTGGTGGGCTGACTGGTGTGCTTTCTGGTGGGCTAACTGGTGGGCTTACTGGTGGGCTTACTGGTGGAGGTACTGGGGTTGGGAACCCCCTGGAGTTCCTGAGGAACCAGCCACAATTCCAGCAGATGAGACAGATCATCCAGCAGAACCCAGCTCTCCTTCCTGCCCTGCTCCAGCAGCTGGGCAGAGACAACCCCCAGCTGCTGCAG caaattaCCCAGCACCAGGAGCGGTTTGTGCAGATGCTGAACGAGCCACAAggaggagagatggtagaggagggAGCTGAGGCCCAGGGGGcgccacagactaactacatccAGGTCACCCCACAAGAGAAGGAGGCCATCGAGAGG TTAAAAGCCTTGGGATTTCCAGAGGGACTTGTCATTCAAGCGTATTTCGCATGTGAGAAGAACGAGAATTTAGCTGCCAATTTTCTGCTCCAACAAACGTTTGATGACGAGTGA
- the LOC121533617 gene encoding uncharacterized protein C19orf44 homolog isoform X2: MPRHRVTLGMSEKTKSKKERKAVRHKDLDNLSRKLLVRSGSHQRSPGRTTRVTLRVRSGLRQTGVVSARFPSTWETETGTKTSQRSVRSWTTVSQTHLGGTSTPMSWRRTVSPTSPTDYSRNADSFSGKSSRAFYSRSSRSHSVADTLMPSQVSERRSPSRRCVREAAVQTQPDGLAFTWSAALSAYSPVVFVLNNMLRQQLALTRHFVQTSRHLHSSLLQATHTPPWRTPRSCHTPPKLTMEEILQEMREYHYI, translated from the exons ATGCCACGCCATAGGGTCACGCTCGGAATGTCTGAGAAAACAAAATCAAAG AAAGAACGCAAAGCGGTCAGGCACAAGGACCTAGATAATTTATCGAGGAAGCTTCTAGTGAGGAGCGGATCCCATCAGAGGAGCCCAGGGAGGACTACAAGAGTGACTTTGAGAGTGAGATCaggactgagacagacaggagtagtgTCAGCGAGGTTTCCGAGCACCTGGGAGACAGAGACTGGGACAAAGACGAGTCAGAGGTCAGTGAGGTCATGGACTACAGTGTCTCAGACACATCTTGGAGGGACAAGTACTCCAATGTCTTGGAGAAGGACAGTCAGTCCCACATCACCCACAGACTACAGTAGAAACGCTGATTCATTCAGTGGCAAGAGTAGCAGGGCTTTCTATTCCAGATCATCTCGCTCCCACTCTGTGGCTGACACTCTCATGCCATCTCAAGTTTCGGAGAGACGCTCGCCCAGCAGAAGGTGTGTGAGAGAGGCCGCGGTGCAGACCCAACCAGACGGACTGGCCTTCACCTGGTCCGCCG CCCTCAGTGCATACAGCCCTGTTGTGTTTGTGCTCAACAACATGCTGAGGCAGCAGCTGGCTCTCACCAGACACTTTGTCCAGACCAGCCGccacctccactcctccctgCTGCAGGCTACACATACACCACCCTGGAGGACACCAAGGAG CTGTCACACGCCTCCCAAGCTGACCATGGAGGAGATTCTTCAGGAAATGAGGGAGTACCACTACATCTGA